Proteins co-encoded in one Capnocytophaga ochracea DSM 7271 genomic window:
- a CDS encoding response regulator transcription factor, giving the protein MSTSASMEFLAQKYIPYAKMLAKIGNNAVFIVDKNEHFYFISDKFKLFGYDDIPKNDSSEMQDYPLKRRIHPDDLAMKELIDEKIYEFLSSLPKEEQVQYKYIYDYRGMATDGTYGRVTNEVQLLEVTDDNYLALGIIEIAPDQSENLPVRVQMKHCITGEIIPIKIEEEDFVLTPREKEILTLASQGFSSKEIAEQLFISTYTVNRHRQNIREKFNVESLIEAIDLARRKGIL; this is encoded by the coding sequence ATGAGCACCTCAGCCTCTATGGAATTCTTAGCACAGAAGTATATCCCTTATGCCAAAATGCTAGCAAAAATAGGGAATAATGCCGTTTTTATAGTAGATAAAAACGAGCATTTCTATTTTATTTCCGATAAGTTTAAACTCTTTGGTTACGACGATATTCCTAAGAATGACAGTAGTGAAATGCAAGATTATCCGCTAAAACGACGCATTCACCCCGATGATTTGGCGATGAAAGAGCTCATAGATGAGAAGATTTACGAGTTTCTATCGTCCTTACCCAAAGAAGAACAAGTGCAGTACAAATACATTTACGACTATCGCGGAATGGCAACCGATGGCACTTATGGGCGCGTGACTAACGAGGTGCAACTATTAGAAGTTACTGACGATAATTACCTCGCCTTAGGCATTATAGAAATTGCCCCTGACCAATCGGAGAACTTGCCGGTAAGGGTGCAAATGAAACACTGTATCACAGGGGAGATTATCCCCATAAAAATAGAAGAGGAAGATTTTGTGCTTACCCCGCGAGAAAAGGAAATACTCACACTTGCCTCGCAAGGCTTTTCGAGCAAAGAAATAGCTGAACAGTTATTCATCAGCACTTACACAGTGAATAGGCACCGGCAAAATATACGGGAAAAATTCAATGTCGAAAGCCTTATAGAAGCAATTGATTTAGCAAGAAGGAAAGGAATATTGTGA
- a CDS encoding FAD-dependent oxidoreductase, which translates to MKNYNSIIIGSGLGGLIAGATLALWGKKVIVLEQHYIAGGCATAFKRKDYLMEVGLHEIDGLNETDPKRPILELLGVFEEVEFLKVPEFYHLKKQNFQCTLHHGAEAKAKLIADFPDSKVEIERFFELINRLYTEMRRLPRSKWLNILLYPLMPFLIPTIIKTSTMNVGKWLDANIKNEALKNVLTANLGYYTDDPYNLSLMYFLMAQGSYLNGGGNFVKGGSQSLSNYLVRFIEKRGGQVLTGKFVEEILVENNQAVGVSYRDTFNTSAAKQSLYADTVVANAAQPIVAQMLPEPYRSKLAQKVAPLELACSLLTIYLGFNTDLKKLGVNHYSTIIQGQKDYKLKDVKADSQGDWAQKSFTFVNYGRIDAQLAPEGKTVAVICAVDYLKEWEGLSEAEYQQKKERVAQLFLTRLEAEFPTILEYLECYEVATAKTIKRYTLNPQGTPYGYVQSVKQTYPKRDKLTASPLKNLYFASAWAPSGGGYSGAIYSGFMTASKMKTQVKWHNYPPSTLADERCVKLLAKEFIAHNTILLTFEKPKDLQYKAGQYAVLRLNNPRYTELDMPLRPLSMVSHPDEDTLQFAMRLSDSSFKKSVVEMAIGDTATIFAPMGNFTLKGKNKRIVFLASGIGITPVLPMLKTLEQQQFAGEVVVFYSNKTEASAAFHNDLQHSTLANYTYLPVFTATQKRLNTDFLKEHLHTLTDCDYYIVGTNSFTKAMQELLLKENVPATTIFKDDFGG; encoded by the coding sequence ATGAAAAATTACAACAGTATTATTATAGGTAGTGGCTTGGGCGGACTCATCGCTGGAGCTACTTTGGCTCTCTGGGGCAAGAAGGTAATTGTGCTCGAACAACACTATATCGCAGGTGGTTGTGCTACTGCTTTCAAACGTAAAGATTACCTAATGGAAGTAGGTTTGCACGAAATCGACGGATTGAACGAAACTGACCCTAAACGTCCTATCTTAGAACTTTTAGGGGTGTTTGAGGAAGTAGAATTTCTAAAAGTACCCGAATTCTACCATTTGAAGAAGCAAAACTTCCAGTGTACTCTTCATCACGGGGCAGAAGCCAAAGCAAAACTCATCGCCGATTTTCCCGATAGTAAAGTCGAAATAGAACGCTTTTTTGAACTCATCAATAGGCTTTACACCGAAATGCGCCGACTCCCCCGTAGCAAATGGCTCAATATATTGCTCTACCCGCTGATGCCTTTCTTGATTCCTACCATCATCAAAACTTCTACAATGAATGTGGGTAAATGGCTCGATGCAAATATCAAAAATGAAGCACTCAAAAACGTACTCACGGCTAATTTGGGTTATTATACCGATGACCCTTATAACCTCTCGCTGATGTACTTCCTGATGGCGCAAGGTAGCTATTTAAACGGAGGAGGCAACTTCGTAAAAGGGGGTTCACAGTCGCTGTCTAACTACTTGGTGCGCTTTATCGAAAAACGTGGCGGACAAGTGCTTACGGGTAAATTCGTAGAAGAGATTTTAGTGGAAAACAACCAAGCAGTGGGGGTGAGCTATCGCGATACGTTCAACACTTCGGCGGCTAAGCAATCGCTCTATGCCGATACCGTGGTCGCCAATGCCGCCCAACCTATTGTAGCTCAAATGCTCCCCGAGCCTTATCGCTCTAAATTAGCGCAAAAGGTAGCGCCTTTAGAACTCGCCTGCTCACTGCTCACCATCTATTTGGGCTTCAATACCGATTTGAAAAAACTCGGCGTAAACCACTATTCTACCATCATTCAAGGTCAAAAAGATTATAAACTGAAAGATGTAAAAGCCGATTCGCAGGGCGATTGGGCTCAAAAATCATTTACTTTTGTGAATTACGGAAGGATAGATGCTCAGTTAGCTCCTGAGGGGAAGACGGTAGCCGTGATTTGTGCCGTGGATTACCTCAAAGAATGGGAAGGACTCAGCGAAGCGGAATATCAACAGAAGAAGGAAAGGGTCGCACAGCTGTTTTTAACCCGTTTAGAAGCCGAATTTCCTACTATTCTCGAATACTTGGAGTGTTATGAGGTAGCCACTGCCAAAACCATAAAAAGATACACTTTAAATCCGCAGGGCACTCCGTATGGCTATGTGCAATCGGTGAAACAAACCTACCCTAAACGCGATAAACTCACCGCTTCACCGCTGAAAAACTTGTACTTTGCCTCAGCTTGGGCGCCTTCGGGGGGTGGCTATTCAGGGGCGATTTACAGCGGTTTTATGACGGCAAGCAAGATGAAAACCCAAGTGAAATGGCACAACTACCCACCCTCAACTCTCGCCGATGAACGCTGTGTAAAACTCTTAGCAAAAGAATTTATCGCCCATAATACTATCTTGCTCACTTTTGAAAAACCTAAAGATTTGCAGTATAAAGCAGGACAGTATGCCGTATTGAGGCTCAACAACCCTCGTTATACCGAATTGGATATGCCTTTGCGCCCGCTCTCAATGGTCTCTCATCCTGATGAAGATACTTTGCAGTTTGCAATGCGCCTCAGCGATAGCAGTTTTAAGAAAAGTGTTGTCGAAATGGCGATAGGTGATACAGCCACGATATTCGCTCCTATGGGTAATTTCACTCTTAAAGGAAAAAATAAGCGCATTGTGTTCCTCGCCTCAGGCATTGGCATTACCCCCGTACTCCCGATGCTCAAAACATTAGAACAACAGCAATTTGCAGGTGAAGTAGTAGTATTTTACTCCAATAAAACCGAAGCCTCAGCTGCTTTTCACAACGATTTACAGCATAGCACTTTGGCTAACTATACCTATCTGCCTGTGTTCACCGCCACCCAAAAGCGCCTCAATACCGATTTTTTAAAGGAGCATCTCCACACCCTCACCGATTGTGACTATTACATCGTGGGAACCAATAGCTTTACCAAAGCAATGCAAGAGCTCTTGTTAAAAGAAAACGTACCCGCCACAACCATCTTTAAAGACGATTTCGGAGGGTAA
- the mutS gene encoding DNA mismatch repair protein MutS has protein sequence MAKETPLMKQYNQIKSKYPDALLLFRVGDFYETFGEDAVKAAHTLDIVLTNRNNGTERSELAGFPYHSINTYLPKLVKAGYRVAICDQLEDPKLVKGIVKRGVTELVTPGVALNDDILQSKSNNFLASVWLGKQSCGAAFLDVSTGEFLVAQGEKTYIDKLLQNFRPSELLVAKQQKKEFAEHFGDDFHCFYLEDWVFKDDYAQQVLTKHFQTNSLKGFGVDELTEAILTAGAILYYLSETQHHQLQHITAIQRIAEEAYVWLDKFTIRNLELYVGNTTPSVSLLDVIDKTLSPMGSRTLKRWLALPLKKLDKIRQRHEVVDYFLKHIDVLEQVKTALSHMGDIERLISKVATLKINPREVVQLRASLEHIPLIKQLCLASANESLTLLGDKLHSCEQLSARIAETLSEDAPVNIAKGNAIAKGFSAELDELRGLSHSGKSYLDDLLLRESQRTGIPSLKIDSNNVFGYYIEVRNTHKDKVPPDWIRKQTLVNAERYITGELKEYETKILGAEEKIAQLEQSLYAELIAFISEYIGQVQTNATLIGQLDCLCSFATLAMENNYHRPEMNEGYAIEIKDGRHPVIEKQLPVGTPYIANDVYLDRERQQIIMITGPNMSGKSAILRQTALIVLLAQIGSFVPAATAQLGIVDKIFTRVGASDNISMGESTFMVEMNEAALILNNISDRSLVLLDEIGRGTSTYDGISIAWAIAEYLHEHPSKAKTLFATHYHELNEMSEQFERIKNYNVSVKETKDSVLFLRKLTEGGSAHSFGIHVAKMAGMPQYVIQKANKMLKKLEESHNVVPTAEVVKNAQKEMQLSFFDMNDPLLEALKEDLLSLDINTLTPVEALMKLNEMRKRIS, from the coding sequence ATGGCAAAAGAAACCCCCTTGATGAAGCAGTACAATCAGATAAAAAGCAAATATCCTGATGCTTTACTGCTGTTTAGGGTAGGCGATTTCTACGAAACCTTCGGTGAAGATGCCGTAAAAGCCGCTCATACCCTCGACATTGTGCTCACCAACCGCAACAACGGCACCGAGCGCAGTGAATTGGCGGGTTTTCCTTACCATTCTATCAATACCTATCTCCCCAAGCTCGTAAAAGCAGGCTACCGCGTGGCAATATGCGACCAGCTGGAAGACCCTAAACTCGTGAAAGGCATCGTAAAACGAGGTGTTACCGAACTTGTTACCCCAGGAGTCGCCCTCAACGACGATATACTGCAAAGCAAGAGCAACAACTTCTTAGCCTCAGTATGGTTGGGCAAACAAAGTTGCGGGGCAGCTTTTCTCGATGTTTCTACCGGTGAGTTCTTGGTAGCACAAGGCGAAAAAACCTATATCGATAAGCTCTTGCAGAACTTCCGCCCCAGCGAACTGCTTGTTGCTAAACAACAAAAAAAGGAATTTGCTGAGCATTTTGGCGACGACTTTCACTGTTTCTACTTGGAAGATTGGGTTTTTAAAGATGATTATGCCCAGCAGGTACTTACCAAACACTTCCAAACCAACTCTCTCAAAGGCTTTGGTGTAGACGAACTCACCGAAGCAATTCTTACTGCAGGGGCTATTCTCTACTACTTATCCGAAACCCAACACCACCAACTCCAACACATTACTGCCATTCAGCGCATCGCCGAAGAGGCTTATGTATGGCTCGACAAGTTTACCATTCGCAATTTGGAACTCTATGTGGGCAATACCACCCCCTCGGTGAGTTTGCTCGATGTGATTGATAAAACGCTATCGCCTATGGGCAGTCGTACCCTCAAACGCTGGTTGGCGTTACCGCTCAAGAAGTTAGACAAAATCCGTCAGCGTCACGAGGTGGTCGATTACTTTTTGAAACACATCGATGTATTAGAGCAGGTGAAAACTGCCCTCAGTCATATGGGCGACATCGAACGACTGATTTCTAAGGTTGCTACCCTTAAAATCAATCCGCGGGAGGTAGTGCAATTGCGCGCTTCTTTGGAACATATCCCCCTGATAAAACAGTTGTGTTTGGCTTCTGCCAATGAATCGCTTACCCTTTTGGGCGATAAACTCCACAGTTGCGAACAGCTCAGCGCACGCATCGCCGAAACACTTAGTGAAGATGCTCCTGTGAACATAGCCAAAGGTAATGCTATCGCCAAAGGTTTTTCGGCAGAATTGGACGAACTACGCGGACTCTCGCATTCGGGCAAAAGTTATTTAGACGATTTGCTCTTGCGTGAAAGCCAACGCACAGGTATTCCTTCTCTGAAAATAGATAGCAACAACGTGTTTGGCTACTATATCGAAGTGCGCAACACCCATAAAGATAAAGTCCCGCCCGATTGGATACGCAAGCAAACTCTTGTGAATGCCGAGCGTTATATCACCGGAGAACTCAAAGAATACGAAACCAAAATATTAGGAGCTGAAGAAAAAATCGCTCAGTTAGAGCAATCGCTATACGCCGAACTGATTGCTTTTATCAGTGAATATATCGGTCAGGTACAAACGAACGCCACCCTTATCGGTCAGCTGGATTGCCTTTGTAGTTTTGCTACTTTGGCAATGGAAAACAACTATCACCGCCCCGAGATGAACGAAGGGTATGCCATTGAAATTAAGGACGGTCGCCACCCTGTGATTGAGAAGCAACTACCCGTAGGTACGCCCTACATTGCCAACGATGTGTATTTAGACCGCGAACGCCAGCAAATCATAATGATTACCGGACCTAATATGTCGGGTAAATCGGCTATTCTGAGACAAACCGCCCTGATAGTACTCTTGGCACAGATAGGTAGTTTTGTACCTGCTGCTACTGCTCAATTAGGTATAGTTGATAAGATATTCACCCGTGTAGGCGCAAGCGATAACATCTCTATGGGCGAATCTACTTTTATGGTGGAGATGAACGAGGCAGCCCTTATTTTGAACAACATCTCCGATAGAAGTTTGGTGCTCTTGGACGAAATCGGGCGTGGTACTAGCACCTACGACGGTATTTCCATAGCGTGGGCAATCGCCGAATATTTGCACGAGCACCCTAGCAAAGCCAAAACCCTTTTTGCTACCCACTATCACGAACTCAACGAGATGAGTGAGCAGTTCGAGCGCATCAAGAATTACAATGTATCGGTAAAAGAAACCAAAGACAGCGTACTTTTCTTGCGCAAACTCACCGAGGGCGGTTCAGCGCACAGTTTTGGGATACACGTAGCGAAGATGGCGGGAATGCCCCAATATGTGATTCAGAAGGCGAATAAAATGCTTAAAAAGCTCGAAGAGAGTCATAATGTAGTACCCACTGCCGAAGTGGTTAAAAACGCCCAAAAAGAAATGCAATTGAGCTTCTTTGATATGAACGATCCACTTTTAGAAGCCCTAAAAGAAGATTTACTCAGTCTCGACATCAACACCCTCACTCCCGTAGAGGCACTGATGAAACTCAACGAAATGAGAAAACGAATTAGCTAA